The genome window CTGAAAGCATCAATCAGTTTTCATTGTGTCTGACATCATATTACATGTGTAAGCAACTGTTTCAAACACTTGTATGCTTTCATTTCCTGAAGCTAAAGGAACCATGTGTGTAAAACCCTGGTTACTATCAAGGAAGGTGGCAATGTAAGACTCACTGAAACTAGAATCAACTTTACTCTGTTCTAAATCTGAGCTAGCTCTTGTTGAATAATGTTATAATGAAAAAAATTAGATTTCTGACAGAGCATACAGTACCAGATTAATCCATAAATAGGAGATAGATATTACATATACTAAGATATAAGAATCCAAGATTTCACGTTTCCAGACCCAAATGTTATTACAAGACCTTGATCATAATGTTACTCCATTACTTTTTCTTACAACTGATTTTCAATGGTGACCCGCACAGACACTTATTATGAAAAAAAGAAGTGCTTTTGAAACGCTTCATGATGCCTCCAGTTGGTATCTTACCACATAACCTGTTGTAACCTAGCTTCAACTGATTCAAACTTTCCAAATTCTTAATCTCATCAGGGATTGCACCAAATATTTTGTTATGTGATATATCAAACCAATTTAAGTTCTTTGGAAACTTTACCTTTGATAGATCAAACTCAAACTGGTTCCTCGACAGGTCGATGAATGTTGTGAAATCATGGTTGGGTTTAATAAGCATGGATGCATCCCCTGTAAGTTTGTTCCTTGACAAGTCAATATAGGGATATGCCAAAGCTCCAAAAGATTTTGGAATCGGACCAGTGAGTTTATTGCGAGCCAAGTAAAGCGCAGGTGCAGTACCAGTGAATTTCCCATAAGACTCCGGGATTGAACCGGTGAGTTTGTTCCCGTCGAGATAAATGTTTCTAATATCTTTAAGGTCTGAGAGATTGGGTGGAACGGAACCAGAGAATTGATTGTCTGAGAGAACGAGTCTGTCGAGAAGAGTGAGTTGGTTAAGGAAGTTGGGAACCGGCCCTGACAGACTCAAATCACTGAGATCCAGCAATACCAGATGCTTTAACTTTGTGATGGATTGTGGGATTGAACCAGTGATATTTTTGAAGTGCCTGAAAGTTAAACCTATGAGGTGAGAAAGGTCACCTACAGAGGGTGGAATTTGGCCAGAGATTTCTTCTATAAAGAGGATGATTTCGACTACACGGTTGGTTTTGTCATCGCATGTGATTCCGATCCAGCTACAGCAGTCTGTGTTTTGAAACCATGAAGAATACACGTCTTGGGACATAGTTAtagaattcttcatcttcataagaGCTTTGAAGTCGCTGGGATGACATTTTCCTAAATCCCCATGAGAAGGAGATATCAAGGTTGTTGTAgctaagaagagaagaaagagagagtggtaaagaagaaattggtgttGGATTCTCATGGCTGGTGTAATTGGTTTTGCTTTGCTTTTCTATGTTGTGAAGAGAGTCGAGTATTAGAGACTTGTATTTATAGCACCACATCCAGCTTGATACATATcacagtttttttcttttttgtttggtaAAGAATTTAGTGGGTGGTGCTAAAGATTTCCGAACTCAAGTCACTGGTATTATCACCGGATGACTTTATCACTCTATTATAACGGCACCGGCAAGTATCATGAGTCCATTATTCCTGCAATTCAACAACTTTAGCCTAATGGTTCAGAAGGTTCTGCCTCTTTGTGCTGTGCACAAGCCTATACGAACTCGTTCAGTCACCATCATCTTAGCTCTTTGTTGCTTCCACTCACTTTAGTCAATGAAGATGGCCTTTGATTTATCTCTATCTCCCCACCACGTGAAACAAATGCACTAGAAGACTAATGCATGTGAGAATCGTTT of Papaver somniferum cultivar HN1 unplaced genomic scaffold, ASM357369v1 unplaced-scaffold_11896, whole genome shotgun sequence contains these proteins:
- the LOC113330774 gene encoding polygalacturonase inhibitor-like, which codes for MSQDVYSSWFQNTDCCSWIGITCDDKTNRVVEIILFIEEISGQIPPSVGDLSHLIGLTFRHFKNITGSIPQSITKLKHLVLLDLSDLSLSGPVPNFLNQLTLLDRLVLSDNQFSGSVPPNLSDLKDIRNIYLDGNKLTGSIPESYGKFTGTAPALYLARNKLTGPIPKSFGALAYPYIDLSRNKLTGDASMLIKPNHDFTTFIDLSRNQFEFDLSKVKFPKNLNWFDISHNKIFGAIPDEIKNLESLNQLKLGYNRLC